A single Tachypleus tridentatus isolate NWPU-2018 chromosome 9, ASM421037v1, whole genome shotgun sequence DNA region contains:
- the LOC143227423 gene encoding solute carrier family 35 member G1-like, whose translation MENKRERLGHPSSESFRTQDDIDISQTDLSKAPLIKQDESCDTVTNKMKNTIGLKLFSTYKGLLFTILASLLFSIVYAIVKFLKTVNSAKVLWVNSVFMTVYSNPTLIFKNVHPFGSPLTRRIILIRSVVYALIVYMRYSALHYIPVAEASVIIFSYPIMVSVFGRIVLKEPFGLLQATSAVLTVVGVVLVSKLPLEFQKTKELRNITLSDRVYGVAIAFSSTILTAFNIICTRSIKHTPVSVILFNNGWAGVFVTLIIIFLEGELPVIPCGEPSLLIVFCSILEILGTALLYKGLQIEQAGITSVVQAASQITFLFCWQLFFFKETPDMWSISGVIIVIFCAILSTLGKYMSLCLDDPKRKMLL comes from the coding sequence ATGGAAAACAAAAGGGAAAGACTCGGACATCCCTCTTCCGAAAGCTTTCGCACACAGGATGATATTGATATCAGTCAAACTGACTTGTCGAAGGCTCCTCTAATCAAACAAGATGAAAGTTGTGATACGGTAacgaataaaatgaaaaacaccaTTGGTTTAAAACTCTTTTCTACGTATAAAGGtctattatttactattttagcTAGCCTACTTTTTTCCATAGTATATGCAATTGTTAAGttcttaaaaactgtaaattctGCAAAAGTACTTTGGGTTAACTCAGTTTTTATGACAGTATACAGTAATCCCactcttatatttaaaaatgttcatcCATTTGGTTCCCCGCTCACAAGGAGAATTATATTAATTCGAAGTGTTGTTTATGCATTGATAGTGTACATGAGATACAGTGCACTTCACTATATACCTGTTGCAGAAGCGAGTGTCATTAtctttagttatccaattatgGTATCAGTGTTTGGCAGAATAGTGTTAAAAGAACCATTTGGTTTATTGCAAGCTACATCAGCAGTACTAACTGTAGTAGGCGTTGTTCTTGTATCAAAACTTCCCTTGGAATTCCAAAAAACTAAAGAGTTAAGGAATATAACTTTATCAGATCGGGTTTACGGAGTTGCTATAGCTTTCAGTTCAACAATACTCACTGcctttaatataatttgtacCCGCTCAATAAAACACACTCCCGTCTCTGTGATTTTGTTCAACAATGGATGGGCTGgtgtttttgttactttaatcATTATATTCTTAGAGGGAGAACTTCCGGTCATACCGTGTGGAGAACCGTCTTTGTTAATCGTTTTCTGTTCCATCCTCGAAATACTTGGAACAGCTTTACTCTATAAAGGGCTACAAATTGAACAAGCTGGTATAACTTCTGTTGTTCAAGCAGCCTCTCAAATAACGTTTCTTTTCTGTTGGCAactgttttttttcaaagaaactcCAGACATGTGGAGTATCTCTGgtgtaataatagttattttttgtGCTATACTTAGCACTTTGGGCAAATATATGTCACTATGTTTGGATGATCCAAAGAGGAAAATGCTTCTTTAA